The Brassica napus cultivar Da-Ae chromosome C1, Da-Ae, whole genome shotgun sequence DNA segment aaatattttcaattcaaaaatattagattttaataagatagataatgATATTAATTATTTGGACATATGGAAGTCAGTGTAATATTCAATATAATAAGGTGGTTACAAATATGCTACAGACACCACCGTGAAATTAAGTGAACTGAAATTGTTCAAACTCGTGTGAGAATCattgttagtttttcttagtttaaatacttataaagcttatataatttgatgttcGTGCAGGTTACGTAAGCTAAGGATGTGATTCATATAATAAGCAATGTTAGGGTGTCGATATTGCAAGggaattatttatatttgttcctttatttaaaaatatgtagtttgtttgagtttattaataatatgtttcttttttttgtggttCGTTTGAGTTATTTTAGGAAAACAATGAATAAGTGGAAAAGACAATCATTTTTAATGGAAGACTAATTTAATTCTCAAAGGCAGTTGACTGTAAATATTGTGTAACTTTTAGGGTTATTCTATAagtgtacttctgttttaataaagtagataattgaaataaaataaatgttttgatTAAATTTAGTTAGTATTTCtattacaataatatatttttagttattcatagttattaattttcaatagattaaataatcttttaagtttaaaagttttgttataaataatttatattccaCCATTCCGTAAAATTTATCGACTTATTTAGAAAACTATTCCGCATTTATTGTTCAACAAATTTCAGAATTTTGCGcagcttaattaatttttccacaatttaactaattttttcgTGATTTCGTGATTAAATAATGTTATAAATCGAAACTAGTCAATTTTTTCACCAATCAAATTGTTCTAATTTTAATGATTCTATAGTTCTCAAATCCATTTTCTATTTATCTCTTTTTCTCAATGGAATACGTACGACATCATTCATTCACGtggctttacaaaaaaaaaaaaaggtttttgttttattttattgtaaaaatattttttctttttctccacAATAACAAAAATACTTATTCTACTTTATATTGATTTTATTATAAACTTTATATGGTAAATTAatcattgttatttttttgttatttcgagatctatattgtataaattttggtttcatatatgttttttttattatttacataattttatatttataatgaaaattttaaaatattatttacttttttgatgattttgattattaattttactttttcagtatttaaaatattaacagTTTTAACAACCAACCGTCTAAAACAACAGTTTAAAACAAAAGTGTTTACCAAAATCTCTACGGTTAACGGTCTAAAGTAACAGTGTAAAGCAATCAAAGCCATGAGTTCATCTTTATGTGTTTCATTTTTCAAGTGTTTAGTTCATTTCTTTGTGCACTCAGATGTTTACTtcattatttttagtttttaaatctttttcttaaactatgcATGGATAGTTTTAATTATCTTGTTTATGGTAGGaaatagggctgggcaaataaaacGAACcggaaaacccgaaccgaacccggtcCGATAAAAATAAATCCGAACCGATCTGAATCCggcataaataccgaatggatcttgttttatggtattttgaggttatgggtattatccgaaccgaacccgaacctaaaTGGATACCTGATAtaacccgaaacattcaaaatttccaaaaagaacttgtaccaaacatggAGGATGATTGGTTGAGTTGTTACTGTAGAAATTTACTTTAGAATTTAATCTGTAGGATTTTTTGATTTAACTTTAAGagatgtagctttaaaattttctacTGCCAAAAAGATGaggctttagaaaataagacTTTTACagctatattttttgtttttccggctgtagctttaattttttggttgtagctttaaaaactaatataaaacatGATTGATGGTTTTAAGGctgtagataaaaattaaagctaaagtcACTTGCTACAGCCCAACCAACCACCCcccatgatctcaattcctaatatgtattcaaaacatattgaacatctaaaataattatctattatatgaaGATTGATGGTTGAAGGTGGCAGTTGAAtgttgaagtttttagattttggttttgttttcattgaataatgttttttatttcaagagaacttggttttcgttttatactttcatttatttggttttctttcgatcaataactatgtttacctttcacactgattttgaatgatcacatttgatgctcctttcttttttttgaaccgattttatttatgttttggttacaaaatatgtacaaatcaagtattttaaaactgaagaaccgattttacttacTTTTTGGTTACAAAGTAGATATAAATCAGGTACATTTAAACCGGAGAatcgattgggacccgaacccgaaagtacatcgggttgtaccggttctttgaagattttctaaccccgacccgaaccagatagaacccgaaccggtccctaACCGAATTTTCATATAGTCCGAATGAGACTGGTTTttataaacccgaaaaaccgaaatccgattggactaaaccgaaacccgattgagACTCCGAATACCCAGGCCTAGTAGGAAaccaataattattatttttctttggtCAATAAACCAATAATTTTTAAGCGCTTATTATAGTTAGCACGTGAAACGAAAAGAATCCAAAAACATGACAAGTTAGAACACGATTATCGCTAAAATGGGCTTAAaggtttcttaaattttttttttctttttttgtcagaaaaaaattaaaaaaaaataattgcgGATCGCCTTGTGTCAGTGGAGCCCGCGAACAGTACATGAAACCAACAaaagttgatttttatttgatcACTTTTGTTACCGGTTTTTTGCTGATTCGTGGAGTCcaccactatttttttttgtaaaaccccTATAAAAACTAGTGATAAAGATGGCCTTCGATTTACAGTTTTCTATTGTTGATACTTGATTTTGTGTTACTATTGTTGATACAGTTTTACTATTGTTGAAACAAAGAGAATCAGAAGATATTAAATCAGTGATTTTGTGTTCATATTGTTGATAcgctactattttttttttgacatcgagACGTTACTATTTAAGTTCAATAATTATtgacatataaataatttaaacatgGCAATATGTGTCATTGAGCCGGAGATGAcggaaataaatataacaaaaatggtGTATTAAACTCCAATAGATTAGAATGAAATGGGTAACCGGAGTAATCGGCGTGGATATTGGATAAGGTCAAGAGCAGGCAAACAAGACTATTCTTGTTTCTTTGTTCAACAAAATAAAGTCTCCtctctttgataaaaaaaaaatgtcttctCTCTCAATCAAATTAGCGAGTTGTAGGTTCTTACTCGTTTTATTTCGTTGACTTTTTTTTATTCCTTCTCATTGGCctatttatagaaataaaaagGATATAAACTTTCAACAAGGTATCGTCCTCGTGAGCGAACAGTGTGAGGAGACGATTCACGATGGGGAATAAGGCAAATCTGATCTTCTTATGGGCTATGCTCGTTGCAGTAGTCGCCATGGCCAACGAGCATCGTCCCTTTGAGCGGACTAAGGGCATCAATGGTCTCGAGAAGATCATCGTCCGCGACCGTCGCGGTCGATCTTTCGAGGTACTCTTCTTTGTCTGATTATCATATACGGAACAACCAGATCAGCCCGTGTTAATGTTTGCTAATTATTAGTATCAGTTTTGACTTTTGATCTGATGATCGTTATGTATATAGCCGACAGTTGGTTTCCAGTAATCTTTTTAGAATTCAATTCTATATGTAATTCATTTTCTTCAATATTCGATACATAATTTCAGGTTTATTTGTATGGAGGTCAAGTGACTTCTTGGAAGAATGAGAAAGGAGAGGATTTACTTTTTATGAGTACCAAGGTACTTCAGATTCACCCTTGTATATGAGCTTTTATGAGCTCCAAAATGAGTGAGATCTGAGATAATGTGTTATGTGCTGTGCAGGCTATATTCAAGCCTCCAACACCTATTCGTGGAGGGATTCCAGTATTGTTTCCGCAAGTATGTGCTTAagaatgttcttttttttttcttactatgTTTATTGAATGTTGTATAAATGTTGTTAATGaaatgctcttttttttttctgtaaatgcaGTACGCTAACACTGGTCCACTTCCCTCACATGGGTTTGTCAGACAAAGGTTCTGGGAAATTGATGCTAATCCACCTCATTTACCATCACATCCTTCTTCTGGTGCTCACGTTGACCTCATCCTAAAATCATCCGAAGCTGATTTGAAGATCTGGCCTAATAAGTAAAGATTTTTaaacctctcttttttttcctaCTCTTATATCATTTTTCAATATGTTATAATATCCCACATTAGAAATGAAAatgattcaaaatcaaaataaaaatcatatgaTATAATATCTCTGGAATTGTCAATTAGTTTTGTGTTGAAAACCGGCTAACATATAAGCCTTTTTGGTTTAATTCTCATTTAAAAGCAGCCTTGTGACCAGCTCTTTTATGTCTTTCAGATTTGTATATCGCCTGAGAGTAGCATTGGGGCATGGTGGAGACTTGACTTTGACGTCTCGTGTTAAAAACTCTGATGTAAAGCCGTTTAACTTCACTGTTGGTCTTCACCCCTATTTCTCTGTTTCCGATATCAGGTAAATCTCATCTCaattctttttaaatattttgttgtgtTGGTGTTAGTATATAAAGTTATACATCGATTTGCTTCTTTTGTTTCAGTCAAATCCAGGTGGAAGGATTGCAAAATTTGGATTATCTTGACCAACAAAAGAACAGAACACGTTTCACTGACCATGGCAAAGTTATAACTTTTAATTCTCAGgtaagtcttttctttttttccaccGCTTATATCATCACTAGTATAAAAAACACTGCTAACTCTTTCAAAATAGCTTGACAGGCTTTACCTGAGGACTCCAAAAAAGATCAGAATCGTGGACCACAATAAAAAGAAGACAATCGTGGTACACAAGGAAGGATATGCTGATGCAGGTAATGCGTTAGATTTTcttatacataattttatgaAACAAATGGACACATAAACATTTTGTTCTAGTAACGATGGATCATTTATAATGATAATAAACCGGgcctcgtggtctggtggtaaaggaacctcagctgaggtgcccgccatcacgacttcgagccccggccacagcggatttaacatcccttccgcTGGGGCGCTGGACCCCCTACGGGGGGATAGTTGGGActgtggctgcccagataccagagttatcaaaaaaaaaaaaatttataatgatAATACAATATGCAGTGGTGTGGAATCCATGGGAGAAGAAAGTGTCCGATTTGGGAGTTGAAGATTACAAACGTTTTGTTGCTGTGGAACCCGTTGCGGTCGAGAAACCGATCATATTGAAACCTAGACAAGAGTGGAAAGGAGTACTCCAAGTCTCTGTGGTTCCTTCTGGTTGCTCCAGAAAGCCATGCATTCCACAtacttaaaaacttaaaaatgttcTTGAAGATATACTTTATGTTACAGAATCGTATGTGAACTAGTCAGGATTCATACCGGACCTTACCAGTGTATTTGTTTTGTAACTTTAGTATTCTTGGATCATTATATCTGCAATAATTGATATTTTCAATAagaatttcaattttatttctctAGTGTACTTGCCATATACATTTTTCCGTTGTTgattaatacaaaatatttcaGTTTTCAACTAatgatgtaaataaaatattgtcaagaaacagaaaaagaaatgagaacaGATGGAGAAAAAAATGTCGAGAAGATAGTTTCAAGACCAACGATGCGTTGGACTAGTTGTTTATTGATTGGAGTTGGTTCTATTGTACTATTAGTTCGATTTTCCCTGAGGATACTTTACCTCATGACACTGGTATGACCACCGGCTGATCTCAGGTCTAAGGAAAGATTAGGGACTTGGTTCAAACTCTTCctagtttaccaaaaaaaaagttcgaaGGAATAATAATAAAAGTGTTGCATTGAGATTTGTAACGTGCTATCGAGCGATCATATTATAATCCGTGTTTTTAATATAGCAATATGTGTATGAATCGTAAGGCGACGAACAAGAGCAGATGTGGCGTTATCGCTGATTTTGAGCAAGATGGGATAAAATAAGACTTTTCTTTATATGGCCAACGTAATGAACTCCTTTACTACAATATTTTTGGTCAACATAAATAgtcttttcttaaattaaatgatTGGAACTGTACGATTTATTTCTGTTTTTAGGCTTTGTTCTTTTttcaccttctgtttctttggTGTATATATGGAACGAAAAGATAAAAGAACTTGGACAAGGTATCTTCTTCGTGAGCTACATTGAaggagaaaataaataaatatggggAATAAAGGAAATCTCGGATATCTCATCTTCTTATGGGCAACTCTCGTTGCAGTAGTCGCCATGGCCACCGCGCAGCGTCCCTTTGAGCGGACTAAGGGCATCAATGGTCTTGAAAAGATCATCGTCCGTGACGATCGTGGCAGATCTTTTGAGgtatttgttttggttttaataagatatatattgCTTTAGTAAAAAAAGATATTGCTAAAGCGTAtgatagtaaaaataaaataaaaattgaagttGCAAAATGAGAGAAAACATGTAGTTTGGaaaatgaataaacaaaaatgagAGGAAATATGTAGATTGAAAAAGAATGACATTCCCTTATGCGTGTGACTGGATAAATTTGCAGAACCATATAAAAATGTTGCAAACTTAATATGTACACCTATTAAGAAGcaaataatatatctaagaagcAAATAATACCttttaaaataatgaatgtCAATATATTATCCTACAGGGTGGATATTCAAAACTTAATTTGTTTTGGTCTCAAGTCATGTTTTCAGTAGGGTCTCACTATAAATTAATTAGTGATTTATGCTACCTAGACTTCAACTTCCGAATTGTTTGGGCATTATCTTAGTATAATACTTTCAGGTTTACTTGTATGGAGGTCAAGTAGCTTCTTGGAAGAATGAGAAAGGAAAGGAGTTACTTGTTATGAGTAGCAAGGTACTTCAGATTCAGTCATCAATCTTTACTTCATTTTAGGCATGTAGATGAACAGATAAGTAGTTACTAGCCTATAAGTATGATCTCCAGAACCAAAGGAACTATAAAATCATGGGTTGTATATTGTGCAGGCTATATTCAAGCCTCCAATACCAATTCGTGGAGGAATTCCGATATTGTTTCCGCAAGTATGTGCtttcagattattattattattataatttttaaacaattcttttttttaaacaattcttctttgtgtttcaaaaaaaaaaaaaaaaaaaaaaaaaaacaattcttctttgtaatttatttgttttgttaatgaAATTATTCTTTTTCTGTAAATGCAGTACGCTAACACTGGTCCACTTCCCTCGCATGGATTTGTAAGACAAAGGTTCTGGGAAATAGATACTAATCCACCTCAGCTGCCATCAAACTCTTACTATAAAGCTTGGGTTGACCTAATCCTAAGGTCATCCCAAGATGATTTGAAGATCTGGCCTCATAAGTTAGTTTCTTGAAACCTCTcttttactttatgtttcagATACATATTTGGCTATATACATTTACATTGaactttgacccaaaaaaaaaaaaaatttacattgaaTATGAATCATATCTTCTTTTGTATAGTTAGTATCT contains these protein-coding regions:
- the LOC106346522 gene encoding putative glucose-6-phosphate 1-epimerase; this translates as MGNKANLIFLWAMLVAVVAMANEHRPFERTKGINGLEKIIVRDRRGRSFEVYLYGGQVTSWKNEKGEDLLFMSTKAIFKPPTPIRGGIPVLFPQYANTGPLPSHGFVRQRFWEIDANPPHLPSHPSSGAHVDLILKSSEADLKIWPNKFVYRLRVALGHGGDLTLTSRVKNSDVKPFNFTVGLHPYFSVSDISQIQVEGLQNLDYLDQQKNRTRFTDHGKVITFNSQLDRLYLRTPKKIRIVDHNKKKTIVVHKEGYADAVVWNPWEKKVSDLGVEDYKRFVAVEPVAVEKPIILKPRQEWKGVLQVSVVPSGCSRKPCIPHT